TCCCTCTGAGTCCTCGGGCCGGAGCGAGCAGTGCACGCATCCTGCCCCTTGGCCCCACACGACTCAGGCCTTCATCGATCAGTGCCGCCGGGACGTCCAAGGAGGTCCGGTTCGCCACTGAGTACCGGCCCGACGCGTGGCGATCAGCCGACGGCGTCATGCTCCTGCTCTGCGATCCAGTCGTTGACGCTTGAGGCACGGTACCTGACGCGCCCACCGACCTTGAAGTTGGTGGGGCCGATCCCGAGGCTCCGCCAATTCGCGAGTGTGCCTGCGGAGAGCCCGAGTATCTCTCCCACTTCGCGGGCGGTGAGCAGGTCGTCGATCGTCGCGCCTTCGCGGGGCTGTGTCTTGCGGGGCATCATGTCCTCCGGATCTGACTGGGGCCGCGACTCGGCCCCTCGTGCTCACATCAGTGGGCGGGGGCGAGGACTCACGGGACATGTCGCGGAGGTAACGGCGGGCACAGCCGGGAGCATGGTGCTTAACGCGAAGTCCTCCTGGTTCAGGCTGCTCCAGACCCCTGCGGGGTGCCATGTGACGGGATGGAGTTGCCTCCCTGTGGGCGGACGGTTGGTCTCCTCGTCAGCGGACAGTTCATCTCCCTGCTCGCGGACTACTGATCTCCCGGCGGGGTCAGTACAGGGGAACTACGCCGACGACGATCGCGGCTTAGGCTGATGTGGACGACGAGAGGAGATCGGAGCATGTCCCGAGCCGCGACCACCAGGTTGGAACCCGGGGAACACAGCATCGACAGGGCTCAGGTATTCCCGTACCGCGACGGTTTCGCTTTGCGATGGTCGATTCGGCTTCATAGCGGACGGCTCATGCGCCCGCTCACCCAGGGGCCGGCGAAGGGCAAGGTCAGGGCTCGAGCGAGGGCGAGGGCTGCAGACCTATTGAGTGGTTCCGGCGACGGTGGATGGAAGGGCACCAGCAAGACCCTCGACTACCTGGACACGGTCACCCTCCCGGCTATTCGTGCCGAGCGTCTCGCCGACAGCACCACGAGACGTTACGAACTGGCCTACCGGCTACTGCGCGGCGAGTGCGAAGACGAGACATGCAAGCACGCCCATGCGTTGGCCGGTCTCTCGCTGCGAGAGGCGATGCGGCCCCGGGCCCTGACCTCGTGCCTGGAGGAGATCGGGAGACTGCACGGTGCGGTCAACGCGAAGCATGCCAAGACGGTCGCGAAGAAGTACCTGGCGGCGCCGCTGCGCGTGGACGAGGTAATCGAGTACAACCCCCTCATGGATCTGGACCTCGACCTGTCCGGGGCCAAGAAGCCGGCATACTCGCGGGGCGGGCGGGCGCTGACCGCAGAGCAGTACCGCGCGGCCATCGAGTACCTACTCGCCGCCGACCCGGAGGATGTGGAAGCGCCGAAGCGCGGACGGTGGACGCGGGAGCAACGGGTGATCGAGCGGGCCGCATGCATCGACATCGTGCTTGCGCAAGCTACGACGGGGCTGCGCACTTCCGAGCTGTGCATGAGGCCCACGGAGGACTGCCACGCGGACGCCTCCGGCACCTTCATCGTCGAACTGCCCCCGGATGCCACGAAGACGCGTACGGGCCGTCCAGTACCTGTCCTTGCTCCCGCGGTCAGTAAGCGTCTCGCGACGCGGCTGGATTCTGGGAGTCCGTGGCTCTTCCCTTCGCCGACCGACCAAGCGAAGGTATGGGACCCCCGCAACCGTGATCGGAAGCTCGCGGCGCTCTACCGAGAGCTCGCCGAGCAGCTCCACATCGAGATGTTCGAGTACGAGCGGGGGCACTCCTGGCGCACCACGAACAACACGCTGCTGTACGACGTGCTTCCCGAGGCGACCCGCACCCGGCTCTTCGGCCACACGGCGGCGGTCAACCGGCAGCGGTACACGGCCGTGACGAGCACCGAGGCTGTGGTCTCTGCGGCGGCCGGAATCTTCGAGAAGTGACCGCTAAGGTGACCGCAAGAGGCGGGATTTGGCGGTCACACCCAGGAATCTCCGTGAAGTTCTCGAGCGCGCAAAACCGTCAACTGCCTGCGCGTTCTCCGTACTACCAGGGCATCTACCCTTGATTGGCACAGAGTCAGGGGGTCGCAGGTTCAAATCCTGTCAGCCCGACCATCGGCCTGGGCCGTGTCATCGTTTCCGGACGATGGCGCGGCTCAGGTCTTTTTTCGTCGCCCTGCCGCCGCAGGCCCCGGCACCTCGGGGATGTCGCTCTTCGCCCAACCCGGACGCGGCTTCCGCTCGGAGTCATCCCGGGAGCGATACAGGATGTACGGGCGGTTCAGGTAGCCGAACGGGATGGTGAACGCGTGGACCAGACGGCTGAAGGGCCAGATCGCGAACAGCACCAGCGCCATCAGCACATGCAGCTGGAAGAACAACGGCGCCGCTGCCATCAGGGAGGGATCCGGATTCAGGGTCCAGAAGTTCCGGAACCAGATCGACAGCCCCTCCCGATAGTTGTACGAGCTCTGGAGGTTGAACAGGGTCGCCAGGATCCCCAGCAGGATGGAGAGCCCCAGCAGGCCGAACATGATCTTGTCGCCGAACGGGGTCACGGTCTTCACGCGGTCGTTGGTGGTGCGTCGCCAGGCGAGGATCATGATGCCCCCGGCGGCGACCGCCGAGGCGACGATCCCCATGCCGAAAGCTCCCCAGTGGTACATCGACTCGGTGATGCCGATCGCGTCGGTCCACCGCTGCGGGATCAGCAGCCCCATCAGATGCCCGAAGAAGACGGCGATGATGCCGTAGTGGAACAGGGGCGAGCCGAACCGGAGCAGCTTGGACTCGTAGAGCTGACTGGACCGGCTGGTGACCGTGTACTGGTCCGTGCGGAAGCGCCACACGTGCCCGAGGATGAAGATCGCCAGCACGAAGTAGGGCAGGACCGTCCAGAGCAGGATGTCCAGCGTCGTGTCCTCACTCATCGTCGGGGGCCTTTCGTCAGTTCGATCGGGACGGCGCCTGCGGTAGCCTCGTGATCGCAGGAGGACGGGGCGGCCATGGTGTGGGCGGCGACCGCGGCGGCGTCCTCGTCCTGCCCGTAGCCGTCGAGCCCGACGGTCTCGTCATCGGGTCCTTCGGCCGCGAGACGCATCACGGCCTCGCGGTCCTCCACGTCCAGCGGAGGCAGCGTCTCCGAGATCGCGTCGAGGACGCCGTGCCAGGGCGAGTCGATCTCCTGCAGGTGAATCCGCAGCAGCTCCAGGCCGGGCCGGTTGGTGCGCAGGATCTTCGCTCCCCGCTCCGCGTCGTACCCGGCGGCGAACTCGAGCACGGTGGGCAGATGATCGGGCAGCTCGTTGCTCCCGACCTCGGCCCCCGCGGCACGGAAGTCCTGCTTGATCCGCACCAGGGCCATGCCTCGGCGCCGCGTGTCCCCCTGGCTGAAGTACGTCAGGTACAGGCACCCGCGGCGACGGGTGTCGAAGGTGTCGACATAGCGGGACTGCAGCTCGCCCAGCGGAAGCGTTCCGATCGCATCGAGGCCGGCGAGCAGGCCGGACCCCGTCTGCTCGGGCAGATCCTCGGCGAGCCGGCGGATCACGTCGACCTTTCCGAGCAGGTCGGCGTCGGGGTACCCGAGCAGCCAGGAGGCACAGATCCAGGTGGCCCGCAGCTCTGCGTCGGACAGGCCGGAGGCATGCAGAGGATCTTGCTTCTGTGCCAAGGGCACCTCGGCGCCTCGGCGCTCGAGCAGGCGGGAGAGCAGTCCCATCAGGCACCCCCGGCGGTCGGTTCGGGGAACAGTCCCTGCGGAAGGCCCTTGCCATCCCAGTTCAGCAGGTTGACCCGTCCTTCGCCAGGACTCGGCACGTTGCCCTCCTCGCGCTTGCTCGCATATCCGGGCCCGGCCATGCCCGCGCCCTCGGCCTCCGCCGCCATCCCGGGCCCTCCCTCGCTGTTCAGAGGGCAGTCGGTGCCGACGCCCTCCAGGTTGTGGGCGGACTCGCCGTGGCCTCGCGGGATGACATAGCGCTCGTCGTACTTGGCGATCGCGAGCAGTCGATACATGTCCCGCATCGTCTCGCCCGTCATGGCGACGGCGTTGGCGATGCCCTCCTTGGGCTCCCTGCCGAGGTCCACATCGCGCATATAAGAGCGCATCGCGGCCATGCGGTAGAGCACTCGCTCCACGGTCGGGACATCACCGGCGGTGAAGAGGTTCGCCAGATATTCGACCGGGATCCGCAAGGTGTCGATCGCTGCGAACAGATTGTCGGCGTCCTCGGCGTCGAAGCCGCTGTCGGCCACGGAATCCACCACCGGCGACAGCGGCGGGATGTACCAGACCATCGGCAGAGTGCGGTACTCCGGGTGCAGGGGCAGCGCGACCTCGTACTCCTTGATCAGCGTGAAGATCGGGGAGTTCTGCGCAGCCAGGATCCAGTCGTAGGAGATGCCGCCCTTCTCGGCCGCCGCGATCACCTCCGGGTCGTGCGGGTCGAGGATCAGGTCCTTCTGCGCCTCGTAGAGGTCTTTCTCATCGGGCGTCGATGCCGCGTCGGTGACGCGGTCGGCGTCGTAGAGGACGAGGCCGATGTAGCGCAGACGGCCGACGCAGGTCTCGGCGCAGATGGTCGGCTCCCCGAGCTCGAGCCGGGGATAGCAGAAGGTGCACTTCTCGGCCTTGCCGGTCTTGTGATTGAAATAGACCTTCTTGTACGGGCACCCGGAGACGCACATGCGCCATCCGCGGCAGTCGTCCTGATCGACCAGCACGACGCCGTCCTCGCTGCGCTTGTAGATGGCACCCGACGGGCAGGCGGCCACACAGGTGGGATTCATGCAGTGCTCGCAGATCCGCGGCAGATAGAACATGAAGGTCTGGTCGAACTCGAGCTGGACCTTCTCCTCGATCCCCCGGATCATGGGGTCCTTGTCCTTGTTCGCGTACGTGCCACCGAGGTCGTCGTCCCAGTTGCCCGACCATTGGATATCGATGGGCTTGCCGGTGAGCTGGGATTTCGGTGGTGCCGTGGGGATGTTCTGCTGGGCCGGGGCGTTCAGCAGGTTGTCGTACTCGTAGGTCCACGGCTCGTAGTAGTCGTCGAGGTCCGGCAGCAGCGGGTTCGCGAACAGGGTCAGCAGCTTCTTGAGCCGGCCGCCGCCCTTCTGGCGGAGCTTGCCGCGCTTGTCCAGCTCCCAGCCGCCCTTCCATTTCTCCTGGTCCTCGTAGCCGCGGGGATATCCCTGCCCGGGCCGCGTCTCGACGTTGTTGAACCACATGTATTCGGTGCCATCACGGTTGGTCCATGCCTGCTTGCAGGTCACGGAACAGGTATGGCAGCCGATGCACTTGTCCAGGTTCATCACCATGGACATCTGGGCCATGACGCGCATATTGCTCCTCCTCCTGTTCTGCGGTGCTCAGTACTCGACAGGGACGGTGCGTCTGCGGATCACGGTGACCTCGTCCCGCTGCGTCCCGGATGGACCGATGTAGTTGAAGCCGTAGGAGAGCTGGGCGTACCCGCCGATCAGGTGCGACGGCTTCAGCATCAGCCGGGTCAGCGAGTTGTGGATGCCGCCGCGCTTCCCGTCCCGCTCGGTCAGCGGTACGCCGATGATCCGCTCCGGGGCGTGGTACATGAACGCGGTGCCCTGCGGCATCCGATGGCTGACGATCGCACGTGCCGCGACGACGCCGTTGCGGTTGACCGCCTCGATCCAGTCGTTGTCGGCGATCCCCACCGCCTCGGCGTCCTCGACGCTCATCCAGATGGTCTGCCCACCGCGGGACAGGTTCGTCATCGGCGAGGTCTCGACGTAGGTCGTGTGGATCGACCACTTGCTGTGAGGGGTCAGGAACCGCACGCTGATCCCGGGCGAGGCACCGTCGTGCGTGGTCTCCCCGATGCCCACCTCCCCGAACAGTGCCGTCATGCTCAGCGGCGGGCGGAACACGGGCATCGCCTCACCGGTCTCCAGCATCCAGTCGTGATCGAGGTAGAAGTGCTGCCGCCCGGTCAGCGTGTGCCAGGGCTTCATCCGCTCGACGTTGATGGTGAACGGGCTGTAGCGACGCCCTCCCGATTCCGATCCCGACCACTCCGGGCTGGTGATCACCGGCTGCGGAGAGGCCTGGGTGTCCGAGAACTCGATGGTCCTGCCCTCGGCCTCGGCCGAGAGATCGTGCAGCCGGGTTCCCGTGCGCTCCTCCAGAGTCTTGAACCCCTCGGTCGCCATCTTCCCGTTCGTGGTGCCGGACAGCGCGAGGATGAACTCTGCGGCCTGCCGGTCGGTGCGCAGCAGCGGCTGCCCTGCTCCGACCCCGGAGCGTGCCGTCCCGTTGAGCCCGCGCAGGCGCTCGACATGCTCGGTGACATCGAAGGTGAGCCCCTTGGTGGTCATCCCCAGCGTCTCCAGCAGCGGGCCGGCGGAGGTGAACTTCTCATGGATCGCCGCATAGTCGCGCTCCACCTCCATGAAGTTCGGCATGGTCCTGCCCGGCACAGGATCGCACTCGCCCGCCTTCCAGTCCCGCACGCGACCGTGAGGGGTCGCCAGCTCGCCGGGCGAATCGTGCTGCATCGGGTGGGCGACCACATCGGTCCGGGTCCCCAGGTGCTCCACCGCCAGCTCGCTGAACTTCTTCGCGATCGTCTCCCAGGCCTGCCAGTCGGTGCGCGCCTCCCAGGGGTTCTCGATCGCCGGGCTGAAGGAGTTGACGTAGGGGTGCATGTCCGTGGTGGACAGGTCATGCTTCTCGTACCAGGTCGATGCTGGCAGGATCACGTCGGAGTGCAGGGTGTGCGTGGTCATCCGGAAGTCCAGCGTCAGCATCAGATCGATCTT
The window above is part of the Brachybacterium vulturis genome. Proteins encoded here:
- a CDS encoding helix-turn-helix transcriptional regulator, giving the protein MPRKTQPREGATIDDLLTAREVGEILGLSAGTLANWRSLGIGPTNFKVGGRVRYRASSVNDWIAEQEHDAVG
- a CDS encoding tyrosine-type recombinase/integrase, which gives rise to MRPLTQGPAKGKVRARARARAADLLSGSGDGGWKGTSKTLDYLDTVTLPAIRAERLADSTTRRYELAYRLLRGECEDETCKHAHALAGLSLREAMRPRALTSCLEEIGRLHGAVNAKHAKTVAKKYLAAPLRVDEVIEYNPLMDLDLDLSGAKKPAYSRGGRALTAEQYRAAIEYLLAADPEDVEAPKRGRWTREQRVIERAACIDIVLAQATTGLRTSELCMRPTEDCHADASGTFIVELPPDATKTRTGRPVPVLAPAVSKRLATRLDSGSPWLFPSPTDQAKVWDPRNRDRKLAALYRELAEQLHIEMFEYERGHSWRTTNNTLLYDVLPEATRTRLFGHTAAVNRQRYTAVTSTEAVVSAAAGIFEK
- the narI gene encoding respiratory nitrate reductase subunit gamma, which produces MSEDTTLDILLWTVLPYFVLAIFILGHVWRFRTDQYTVTSRSSQLYESKLLRFGSPLFHYGIIAVFFGHLMGLLIPQRWTDAIGITESMYHWGAFGMGIVASAVAAGGIMILAWRRTTNDRVKTVTPFGDKIMFGLLGLSILLGILATLFNLQSSYNYREGLSIWFRNFWTLNPDPSLMAAAPLFFQLHVLMALVLFAIWPFSRLVHAFTIPFGYLNRPYILYRSRDDSERKPRPGWAKSDIPEVPGPAAAGRRKKT
- the narJ gene encoding nitrate reductase molybdenum cofactor assembly chaperone, with the protein product MGLLSRLLERRGAEVPLAQKQDPLHASGLSDAELRATWICASWLLGYPDADLLGKVDVIRRLAEDLPEQTGSGLLAGLDAIGTLPLGELQSRYVDTFDTRRRGCLYLTYFSQGDTRRRGMALVRIKQDFRAAGAEVGSNELPDHLPTVLEFAAGYDAERGAKILRTNRPGLELLRIHLQEIDSPWHGVLDAISETLPPLDVEDREAVMRLAAEGPDDETVGLDGYGQDEDAAAVAAHTMAAPSSCDHEATAGAVPIELTKGPRR
- the narH gene encoding nitrate reductase subunit beta codes for the protein MRVMAQMSMVMNLDKCIGCHTCSVTCKQAWTNRDGTEYMWFNNVETRPGQGYPRGYEDQEKWKGGWELDKRGKLRQKGGGRLKKLLTLFANPLLPDLDDYYEPWTYEYDNLLNAPAQQNIPTAPPKSQLTGKPIDIQWSGNWDDDLGGTYANKDKDPMIRGIEEKVQLEFDQTFMFYLPRICEHCMNPTCVAACPSGAIYKRSEDGVVLVDQDDCRGWRMCVSGCPYKKVYFNHKTGKAEKCTFCYPRLELGEPTICAETCVGRLRYIGLVLYDADRVTDAASTPDEKDLYEAQKDLILDPHDPEVIAAAEKGGISYDWILAAQNSPIFTLIKEYEVALPLHPEYRTLPMVWYIPPLSPVVDSVADSGFDAEDADNLFAAIDTLRIPVEYLANLFTAGDVPTVERVLYRMAAMRSYMRDVDLGREPKEGIANAVAMTGETMRDMYRLLAIAKYDERYVIPRGHGESAHNLEGVGTDCPLNSEGGPGMAAEAEGAGMAGPGYASKREEGNVPSPGEGRVNLLNWDGKGLPQGLFPEPTAGGA